From the Kribbella sp. CA-293567 genome, the window GCACGGCGTTTCGCTCGGCGGCGGCGTACAAGGGAGTCAGCATGACGGCGTACAGGCCGCCGACGCTCAGCGCGGTGGCCGTGACGGGGTGTCCCAGGAAGTGGAGCGGGCGGCTGCGCAGGACTCTGCCGATCACGCGTCGCGTCGGCAGCGCGGAGGTTGCCAGGAGCAAGCGAATAGGGGCTGCAAGCATCAACGCCAGTGGCGCGAACATACCCAGCAGCAAGTGCTGAGCCATGTGCGCGACCGGGCCGGGACGGTCTGCGAACAGCGGTGAGGTTGCCACGATCACCAGTGCGCAACCGGCCACCCAGGCCGCCGTACGGCGATGATCCCAGCCCCGCAAGGCTTTCCGGGTCAACCACACATAGCCGCCCGCCAGAACCGGCATCGCGAGCAGGAACGGTAGCCAGTGCGAGGTGTTGCTCGAGTCGTGTCCGGCGTGCAGTGACAACATCAGCTGGTCGACCGCGTGGCTTTACCGGCGCGCAGTCCGAGCACGACGCCGATCAGGAGCAGCAGCGCCCCGGCGACGTTCCAGGCCAAGTCGTACGCCGCGAGGTTGTCCACGCCGTACCGGATCTGATGGACGCGGAGGAGCTTGTGATCGACCAGCCCGTCGAAAAGCTGGAACGCTCCCGCGCCACCGATCAGGCCCGACCAGCCCGCGAGTCTCACGAAGGCACCGCGTCGCCTGAGGTCGGCCCACCAGAAGAAGCCCGCCACCAGCGCCACCAGCTCAGCGGCATGCAGTAGGCCGTCGGACAGCAGCCCGACCGCCGGCGTCGAGCGGTCGTAGAAGTGGTGCCAGCCGAGCAGTTGGTGGAAGACCACCTCGTCGATCC encodes:
- a CDS encoding cytochrome c oxidase assembly protein; translated protein: MLSLHAGHDSSNTSHWLPFLLAMPVLAGGYVWLTRKALRGWDHRRTAAWVAGCALVIVATSPLFADRPGPVAHMAQHLLLGMFAPLALMLAAPIRLLLATSALPTRRVIGRVLRSRPLHFLGHPVTATALSVGGLYAVMLTPLYAAAERNAVLHLAIHLHYLLAGYLFAWSIAGPDPAPRRPGLPLRAAVLIIAAAAHSVLAKLLYAQEPGFQTAAQLMYYGGDVAELLLATVLFRTWFRRAGSRNAPRSLRPSAVPR
- a CDS encoding DUF2243 domain-containing protein; the protein is MQVRASAGACALLGVALMAGIDEVVFHQLLGWHHFYDRSTPAVGLLSDGLLHAAELVALVAGFFWWADLRRRGAFVRLAGWSGLIGGAGAFQLFDGLVDHKLLRVHQIRYGVDNLAAYDLAWNVAGALLLLIGVVLGLRAGKATRSTS